From one Lycium barbarum isolate Lr01 chromosome 6, ASM1917538v2, whole genome shotgun sequence genomic stretch:
- the LOC132644061 gene encoding uncharacterized protein LOC132644061 codes for MVVTCSEVERLQLWDSLYLLTSNMTSLWLVGGDFNVIMNEEEKIGGLPVLPQEYEDFAFCLNSCELHEMPFKGSPFTWWNGRAANDFLTDDVFLSFKLKMKKLKTALSTWSKTTFGDIFKQLVIREKIVKIKEQLFEANPSEENRMVMQRAQVELKLYLHYEEEFWRQKARMDCFSEGDKNTRYFHSLKQFTHEEVSEDSPIFNHIQDLI; via the exons ATGGTAGTTACATGTTCAGAAGTGGAGAGACTGCAGTTATGGGACAGTTTATACCTCTTGACTAGTAATATGACATCTCTTTGGCTGGTTGGTGGAGATTTTAATGTTATaatgaatgaagaagaaaaaataggaggTTTACCAGTTTTGCCACAAGAATATGAGGATTTTGCTTTTTGTCTAAATTCCTGTGAGTTGCATGAGATGCCTTTCAAAGGGAGTCCTTTTACctggtggaatggtagggctgCTAATGACT TCTTAACTGATGATGTATTTCTGTCATTTAAGctcaagatgaagaaactgaaaacTGCTTTAAGTACGTGGAGTAAGACTACTTTTGGTgacatttttaaacaacttgTTATCAGAGAGAAAATAGTTAAGATTAAGGAGCAGCTGTTTGAGGCAAATCCATCTGAAGAAAATAGAATGGTCATGCAGAGGGCACAAGTAGAACTTAAGTTGTATCTTCATTATGAGGAGgaattctggaggcaaaaagcCAGGATGGACTGTTTTTCTGAAGGTGATAAGAATACTAGATACTTCCATAGTCtg AAACAATTTACTCATGAAGAGGTTAGTGAAGATTCTCCAATTTTTAATCATATTCAAGATCTGATCTGA